In the Candidatus Abyssobacteria bacterium SURF_5 genome, ATTCTGGCTGCTTTCGTGTTCTTGGCGTACCTGTTCCGCGAATCGAAAATCGAACTCGATTCCCTCACGATCGCAGCCGTAGAAGCAAAAAGAGAGCCTGCCGGCCCACGAGTTCTGAAGAGGGTCCAAGCGCCGAAACTTCAGGAAGCGAACGCCGCCCCCGCTCCGCCGGAATCCAGAATTCCTGAATCTTCCGGGCCCGCTCCGGCTGCACCGCCCGCGCCAGGATATGAATATCGCGAGTTACTGGAAGCGGGGGGCGATAATTTTGTCATTCCCCAATGGATGGTCAACTACTTCTCGAGCAGCGAGATCTGTCATACGCTCGATCAGGTGGACCGGGTCGTGCTGATCGTCAAGTTGAACGACCCGAGAAACGCCAATGAATCGTCCATCGATTTGTCGGCCGAATGCGACATGAATACACAAACCGCCTCACTGAAGCTTAGCTTTGGAGAAGGAGCCGCTGCGGAACAGGTGCGGACTAAATTCTACCTCTTCGAGCGGGGGGACCTGTTCGAGTTGAATCGCCTTGTTCGCCAGCAGGACGTGAGAATCGACGTGCTCACTCGAGCGGCGGATTATTCTCTCGAATATGCAAAAACTACTCGCATCCGACTGCCGCAAGACATTCTAGCGCAACTGAAGAACGTGCTTTCCAAAATCCCTTCATAGGAAAGGCGGAAGCCGGGCCGCTCTTCAAGAGATTTTTTCATTCATATTTCTGTGTGAGATCCCGCCGTTTCTCCTTCACAAGCAGACTGCAAAAATGGTATAATCATTGCATTCCGGCCGGATAAATGGAGGGATCAATGAATCACAAGGTATCGCGCCGAGGGTTTTTGGGATCGGTGGGGACCGCGGGCATCGCTTGGACCGCCGGTTCTCTTATTGGTTGCAACGGAAAGGCGGCTGCGTTCGCGCCGAAACTGCCGAGAGAGCACCAGTTGTCGCCGGAACTGATTATTGTTCGCGGCGAAAATCCAAAAAAAATGGTAACAGCAGCGCTCGAAGCGTTGGGTGGCATCGACAAGCTGGTGAGACCCAACGATGTGGTTGTCGTGAAGCCCAACATCGCATGGGACCGGATCCCCGAGCAGGCGGCAACGACAAATCCCGCCGCTGTGGCCGCCGTCGTGGCCTTATGCAAGAAAGCCGGCGCAAAAACAGTAAAGGTCTTTGATCGAACTTGCAATGACGCTCGCCGCTCATACGATTCGAGCGGAATCGCAAAAGCCGCCGGGGAAGCGGGCGCGTCAATCACCCATGTGCTCGATCGAAAATTCCGCGCGATTTCCATCCCCAAAGGGATATCAATGCGGGAGTGGACGATTTATGAGGATGCCGCCTCAGCCGATGTCTTGATTAACATGCCGATCGCAAAGCATCACGGCAACTCGCGCCTGACGCTTGGCCTGAAAAACATGATGGGTATCGCAGGCGGCAACCGCGGAACCTGGCATCCGGAAATCCATCAGCGCCTCGCTGACTTTGCAACCGTGACCGCCGTCGACCTTACTCTTGTGGACGCATACCGCATCCTTACCGATCGAGGGCCTGCCAGTGGAACAGCAGCCGACGTCCGCTTGGAAGGTCTTTTGGTGGCGGGAATAGATCCGGTCGCGGTTGATGCATATTGTACAACTATTTTCGGATTGACACCCCAGGAGGTCGGCTTCGTGCCGCGGGCATTCGAGCTTGGTCTGGGCGAGATGGACTTGCAGAAGGTTGCTCAGCAGAAGATAAATCTTTCATAGCAAGCGGCAGTATGAGAAAAATCAGACGCTCATCTCAGTTCCTTTTCCTCGCGTTCTTCATATTCCTCCTGACGCGCGCTTCATATCCGCTTAATGACCTGTATCCGGTGGATCTTTTCCCCCGACTGAGTCCTCTGCTGGCATTGTCGGCTTCGCTCGCCTCCCGTACTCTCATCACTGCGTTCTGGCCGGCGCTCATCCTAGTGCTGCTCACGCTGGTGATCGGACGCGCATTCTGCGGATGGGTCTGCCCGATGGGGACCACCCTCGATATCACCGACAAACTGTTTTCAATTAAAAAAAATCCTGCTTCGGATAAAAAGCCTGCCCACAGGAGATGGAAGTTTGCGCTGCTTGTGGGCATCCTGGTTGGCGCCCTCTTTGGCGCACAACTTGCCGGATGGTTCGACCCGCTGAGCCTGATTACGCGCACCTATGCCTTGGTCCTGCAGCCATACGTGAATTTCCTCGGTGAGAGAACGGTGGATGTTCTGTACCTCGTGCCGGGAATCAATGCAGGCATGTACGCGGTTGAAGAGTCTCTGCGAACATATGTCCTCTCATTCCAGCAACTGGTTTTTTCCTCGCATATTCTTTTTGCCGCCATCTTCCTCGGCGTCGCCGCCCTGGGA is a window encoding:
- a CDS encoding DUF362 domain-containing protein, with the translated sequence MEGSMNHKVSRRGFLGSVGTAGIAWTAGSLIGCNGKAAAFAPKLPREHQLSPELIIVRGENPKKMVTAALEALGGIDKLVRPNDVVVVKPNIAWDRIPEQAATTNPAAVAAVVALCKKAGAKTVKVFDRTCNDARRSYDSSGIAKAAGEAGASITHVLDRKFRAISIPKGISMREWTIYEDAASADVLINMPIAKHHGNSRLTLGLKNMMGIAGGNRGTWHPEIHQRLADFATVTAVDLTLVDAYRILTDRGPASGTAADVRLEGLLVAGIDPVAVDAYCTTIFGLTPQEVGFVPRAFELGLGEMDLQKVAQQKINLS